One Glycine soja cultivar W05 chromosome 2, ASM419377v2, whole genome shotgun sequence genomic region harbors:
- the LOC114402950 gene encoding uncharacterized protein LOC114402950, which yields MVGCDDEERHSVPKCECATRDGPIAKELIPKLTIVRRNLSSKLGVAILDIDVQPVIASTILLKRVGGILFVLGSTFGSYLLSTTLCGALLFFYKDEGLDYQKTNQEEDPKSKDNLEIRKRYV from the exons ATGGTGGGGTGCGACGATGAAGAGAGGCATTCAGTGCCGAAGTGCGAATGTGCGACACG TGATGGACCCATTGCAAAGGAGTTGATTCCCAAGCTCACTATTGTGAGGAGAAATTTATCCTCCAAGCTAGGGGTAGCGATACTAGATATTGAC GTTCAACCAGTCATTGCCTCTACCATATTACTAAAGCGGGTTGGAGGAATTCTATTTGTGCTTGGCAGTACATTTGGATCTTATCTTCTG AGCACAACACTTTGCGGTGCattgctatttttttataaagatgaaGGACtagattaccagaagacaaatCAGGAAGAAGATCCCAAAAGCAAAGACaatttagaaattagaaaaagaTATGTGTAA
- the LOC114402961 gene encoding transcription termination factor MTERF9, chloroplastic-like isoform X2 encodes MAAILPLYPYNPLLYFSTPSSFRSQFWILERRRLGSASLKNLVKLAAHSNPRILKSNRKSKYGEALLFYDSDEEMDDDVSDDDEDDDWLSDEEFSEPANLDVNNNKRFKSKTTKGKDRQQEWEWGLRSFDNKQSIRLPRSERVASLQRNESGKHSRNVKDKKYPRLSEEIPLDVKWLPLLDYLSTFGMKESHFVQMYERRMQSLQINVCSAQERLEYLLSVGVKQSDVRRILLRQPQILEYTVENNLKSRVAFLRGLGIPNSRIGQIIAAAPSLFSYSVENSLKPTVRYLIEEVGIKEKDLGKVIQLSPQILVQRIDISWNTRSMFLTKELGAPRDSIVKMVTKHPQLLHYSIDDGLLPRINFLRSIGMKNSDIVKVLTSLTQVLSLSLEENLKPKYLYLVNELNNEVQSLTKYPMYLSLSLDQRIRPRHRFLVSLKKAPKGPFPLGSLVPTDECFCQQWAGTSLDRYLAFRQRLLLKKFAEKYERKM; translated from the exons ATGGCTGCTATTCTGCCTCTCTATCCTTATAATCCATTGCTATACTTTTCGACTCCTTCGAGTTTTCGTTCTCAATTTTGGATTTTGGAGAGAAGGCGTTTGGGTTCTGcaagtttgaagaatttggtGAAACTTGCAGCACATTCCAATCCGAGGATTCTCAAGAGCAACAGGAAGTCAAAGTATGGAGAGGCACTGTTGTTCTACGACAGCGACGAAGAAATGGACGACGACGTCAGCGACGACGACGAGGATGATGATTGGCTTTCTGAT GAGGAATTTTCTGAGCCTGCTAACTTAGATGTTAATAACAACAAGAGATTTAAGTCAAAGACAACTAAAG GAAAAGATAGACAACAGGAATGGGAGTGGGGTTTGAGATCTTTTGACAACAAACAAAGCATTAGATTGCCTAGGAGTGAGAGAGTGGCATCGTTACAACGAAATGAGAGTGGAAAG CATAGTAgaaatgtaaaagataaaaaatatcccCGGTTATCCGAAGAGATTCCTTTGGATGTGAAATGGTTACCACTTCTTGATTACTTGAGCACTTTTGGAATGAAAGAATCACACTTTGTCCAAATGTATGAGAGACGCATGCAATCACTTCAAATTAATGTGTGTTCCGCACAGGAAAGGTTAGAATACTTATTGAGTGTTGGTGTTAAACAAAGTGATGTAAGAAGAATCCTTTTGAGGCAGCCACAAATTCTTGAGTATACAGTGGAGAACAATTTGAAGTCTCGTGTTGCTTTCTTGAGGGGTCTGGGCATACCTAATTCTAGAATAGGGCAAATCATTGCTGCTGCTCCATCCTTGTTTTCTTATAGTGTTGAGAATTCGTTAAAACCAACAGTTAGATATTTAATTGAGGAAGTTGGCATCAAGGAGAAAGATTTGGGTAAGGTCATTCAGCTTAGTCCCCAAATTCTTGTGCAGAGAATTGACATTTCATGGAATACTCGTTCTATGTTTCTTACCAAAGAGTTGGGTGCACCCAGAGATAGCATTGTGAAGATGGTGACAAAACATCCCCAACTTCTCCATTACAGCATAGATGATGGATTACTTCCAAGAATAAATTTCCTAAGGAGCATAGGAATGAAAAATTCAGACATCGTGAAAGTTTTGACAAGCCTAACACAG GTGCTTTCTCTGTCCTTGGAGGAGAATCTAAAGCCCAAATATTTGTACTTGGTTAATGAACTTAACAATGAAGTGCAATCCTTGACCAAATACCCGATGTATCTTAGCTTATCTTTAGACCAGAGAATTCGTCCTCGTCATAGGTTCTTGGTTTCCCTAAAGAAAGCTCCAAAAGGACCATTTCCACTTGGATCTCTAGTTCCAACTGATGAATGTTTTTGCCAACAGTGGGCTGGAACTAGTTTGGATAGATATTTGGCATTTCGTCAGAGATTATTACTAAAAAAGTTTGCtgagaaatatgaaagaaaaatgtgA
- the LOC114402943 gene encoding scarecrow-like protein 21, whose protein sequence is MQMSQKHKMSYDSSRFTSEPVQNLGSCCFLQSGNLDYYSSSDNSSHATYPSVCTFEQYCTLESSTNNNLPSLNSSSTVSFSPNNSPVSKLQSKSNVLSSQNSLELVNDSLENESCLTLNNDELRHKIRELESALLGHDTYILDTYDTIIPEESDSFMLEAERWKRMMEMISRGDLKEMLCTCAKTVAVNDMETTEWLMSELRKMVSVSGDPIQRLGAYMLEALVARLASSGSTIYKVLKCKEPTGSELLSHMHLLYEICPYLKFGYMSANGAIAEAMKEESEVHIIDFQINQGIQWVSLIQALAGRPGGPPKIRITGFDDSTSAYAREGGLEIVGARLSTLAQSYNVPFEFHAIRASPTEVELKDLALQPGEAIAVNFAMMLHHVPDESVDSGNHRDRLVRLAKCLSPKIVTLVEQESHTNNLPFFPRFVETMNYYLAIFESIDVALPREHKERINVEQHCLAREVVNLIACEGEERVERHELLKKWRSRFTMAGFAPYPLNSFITCSIKNLQRSYRGHYTLEERDGALCLGWMNQVLITSCAWR, encoded by the coding sequence ATGCAAATGTCTCAGAAACATAAAATGTCCTATGACTCTAGCAGGTTCACCAGTGAGCCTGTGCAAAATCTGGGGTCATGTTGCTTCCTGCAAAGTGGGAACCTAGACTACTACTCATCCTCTGATAACAGTAGCCATGCAACCTACCCTTCTGTTTGTACTTTCGAACAATATTGCACCCTGGAATCTTCTACAAACAACAATTTACCTTCCCTAAATTCTTCATCTACTGTCAGTTTCTCACCTAACAATAGCCCAGTCTCAAAGCTGCAATCAAAATCAAACGTGTTGAGTTCGCAGAATTCTCTTGAACTTGTTAATGATTCGCTAGAAAACGAATCTTGTTTGACACTTAACAATGACGAGCTGAGGCACAAGATAAGAGAGCTTGAAAGTGCTTTGTTGGGACATGATACATATATTCTGGATACTTATGATACCATAATTCCAGAAGAATCTGATTCATTTATGTTAGAGGCAGAAAGATGGAAGAGAATGATGGAAATGATATCTAGAGGGGATTTGAAAGAGATGCTCTGTACATGTGCAAAAACAGTGGCAGTAAATGATATGGAGACAACTGAATGGTTGATGTCGGAGTTGCGTAAAATGGTCTCCGTGTCTGGTGATCCAATCCAACGACTGGGAGCATACATGTTGGAGGCTCTTGTTGCAAGGCTGGCCTCTTCAGGAAGCACAATCTAcaaagtcttgaaatgtaaagagcCTACTGGTAGTGAACTCCTTTCACACATGCATCTACTTTATGAAATCTGTCCATATCTCAAATTTGGGTACATGTCCGCAAATGGAGCTATTGCTGAAGCCATGAAGGAGGAAAGTGAAGTCCACATTATTGATTTTCAGATTAACCAGGGAATTCAGTGGGTAAGCCTAATCCAAGCTCTTGCTGGCAGACCTGGAGGACCCCCCAAGATTAGAATAACAGGTTTTGATGACTCCACTTCAGCTTATGCCAGGGAAGGGGGCCTTGAAATTGTTGGAGCGAGGTTATCAACGCTTGCACAATCATATAATGTACCCTTTGAGTTCCATGCTATACGAGCTTCTCCCACTGAGGTTGAACTCAAAGACCTTGCACTTCAACCTGGTGAAGCTATTGCTGTGAACTTTGCCATGATGTTGCACCATGTTCCAGATGAAAGTGTGGATAGTGGGAACCATCGTGACCGGTTGGTGAGATTGGCAAAGTGCTTGTCTCCTAAGATTGTGACACTAGTTGAGCAAGAATCACATACCAACAACCTCCCATTCTTCCCCCGTTTCGTTGAGACGATGAACTACTACTTGGCTATTTTTGAATCAATTGATGTTGCTCTGCCGAGGGAGCACAAAGAAAGGATTAATGTGGAGCAGCATTGTTTGGCTCGAGAAGTTGTCAACTTAATAGCATGTGAAGGGGAGGAAAGAGTGGAACGTCACGAGCTTCTGAAGAAGTGGAGATCGCGTTTTACTATGGCTGGATTCGCACCATATCCACTGAACTCGTTTATTacttgttcaataaaaaatctTCAGCGAAGCTACCGAGGACATTACACTCTAGAGGAGAGAGATGGGGCTCTGTGTCTTGGTTGGATGAATCAAGTTCTTATTACCTCTTGTGCTTGGAGGTGA
- the LOC114402961 gene encoding transcription termination factor MTERF9, chloroplastic-like isoform X1, whose amino-acid sequence MAAILPLYPYNPLLYFSTPSSFRSQFWILERRRLGSASLKNLVKLAAHSNPRILKSNRKSKYGEALLFYDSDEEMDDDVSDDDEDDDWLSDEEFSEPANLDVNNNKRFKSKTTKGKDRQQEWEWGLRSFDNKQSIRLPRSERVASLQRNESGKLQHSRNVKDKKYPRLSEEIPLDVKWLPLLDYLSTFGMKESHFVQMYERRMQSLQINVCSAQERLEYLLSVGVKQSDVRRILLRQPQILEYTVENNLKSRVAFLRGLGIPNSRIGQIIAAAPSLFSYSVENSLKPTVRYLIEEVGIKEKDLGKVIQLSPQILVQRIDISWNTRSMFLTKELGAPRDSIVKMVTKHPQLLHYSIDDGLLPRINFLRSIGMKNSDIVKVLTSLTQVLSLSLEENLKPKYLYLVNELNNEVQSLTKYPMYLSLSLDQRIRPRHRFLVSLKKAPKGPFPLGSLVPTDECFCQQWAGTSLDRYLAFRQRLLLKKFAEKYERKM is encoded by the exons ATGGCTGCTATTCTGCCTCTCTATCCTTATAATCCATTGCTATACTTTTCGACTCCTTCGAGTTTTCGTTCTCAATTTTGGATTTTGGAGAGAAGGCGTTTGGGTTCTGcaagtttgaagaatttggtGAAACTTGCAGCACATTCCAATCCGAGGATTCTCAAGAGCAACAGGAAGTCAAAGTATGGAGAGGCACTGTTGTTCTACGACAGCGACGAAGAAATGGACGACGACGTCAGCGACGACGACGAGGATGATGATTGGCTTTCTGAT GAGGAATTTTCTGAGCCTGCTAACTTAGATGTTAATAACAACAAGAGATTTAAGTCAAAGACAACTAAAG GAAAAGATAGACAACAGGAATGGGAGTGGGGTTTGAGATCTTTTGACAACAAACAAAGCATTAGATTGCCTAGGAGTGAGAGAGTGGCATCGTTACAACGAAATGAGAGTGGAAAG TTGCAGCATAGTAgaaatgtaaaagataaaaaatatcccCGGTTATCCGAAGAGATTCCTTTGGATGTGAAATGGTTACCACTTCTTGATTACTTGAGCACTTTTGGAATGAAAGAATCACACTTTGTCCAAATGTATGAGAGACGCATGCAATCACTTCAAATTAATGTGTGTTCCGCACAGGAAAGGTTAGAATACTTATTGAGTGTTGGTGTTAAACAAAGTGATGTAAGAAGAATCCTTTTGAGGCAGCCACAAATTCTTGAGTATACAGTGGAGAACAATTTGAAGTCTCGTGTTGCTTTCTTGAGGGGTCTGGGCATACCTAATTCTAGAATAGGGCAAATCATTGCTGCTGCTCCATCCTTGTTTTCTTATAGTGTTGAGAATTCGTTAAAACCAACAGTTAGATATTTAATTGAGGAAGTTGGCATCAAGGAGAAAGATTTGGGTAAGGTCATTCAGCTTAGTCCCCAAATTCTTGTGCAGAGAATTGACATTTCATGGAATACTCGTTCTATGTTTCTTACCAAAGAGTTGGGTGCACCCAGAGATAGCATTGTGAAGATGGTGACAAAACATCCCCAACTTCTCCATTACAGCATAGATGATGGATTACTTCCAAGAATAAATTTCCTAAGGAGCATAGGAATGAAAAATTCAGACATCGTGAAAGTTTTGACAAGCCTAACACAG GTGCTTTCTCTGTCCTTGGAGGAGAATCTAAAGCCCAAATATTTGTACTTGGTTAATGAACTTAACAATGAAGTGCAATCCTTGACCAAATACCCGATGTATCTTAGCTTATCTTTAGACCAGAGAATTCGTCCTCGTCATAGGTTCTTGGTTTCCCTAAAGAAAGCTCCAAAAGGACCATTTCCACTTGGATCTCTAGTTCCAACTGATGAATGTTTTTGCCAACAGTGGGCTGGAACTAGTTTGGATAGATATTTGGCATTTCGTCAGAGATTATTACTAAAAAAGTTTGCtgagaaatatgaaagaaaaatgtgA